Proteins encoded in a region of the Triticum dicoccoides isolate Atlit2015 ecotype Zavitan chromosome 3A, WEW_v2.0, whole genome shotgun sequence genome:
- the LOC119269874 gene encoding uncharacterized protein LOC119269874, whose amino-acid sequence MASGKVHTHKAFLLCNYALLGAASSCIFLTLSLRLVPSPCGLLLVFLHALTAVFSAAGCSGSFTAGPANPAPWHTAHTAGAALTAIFQGAVALLAFTRTADFLAELQSYVRDDDGAVILKMVGGLGTAIFVLEWAALALAFSLRLDEDDDGDDDLRRAKNWADAYHV is encoded by the coding sequence ATGGCGTCCGGCAAGGTGCACACGCACAAGGCGTTCCTCCTCTGCAACTACGCGCTGCTGGGCGCGGCCTCCAGCTGCATCTTCCTCACGCTCTCCCTCCGCCTCGTCCCGTCGCCCTGCGGCCTGCTCCTCGTCTTCCTCCACGCGCtcaccgccgtcttctccgccgcggGGTGCTCGGGCTCCTTCACGGCCGGCCCGGCCAACCCGGCGCCCTGGCACACCGCGCACACGGCCGGCGCCGCGCTCACCGCCATCTTCCAGGGCGCCGTCGCGCTCCTGGCATTCACCCGCACCGCCGACTTCCTCGCCGAGCTCCAGTCCTACGTCCGCGACGACGACGGCGCCGTCATCCTCAAGATGGTCGGCGGGCTCGGCACCGCCATCTTCGTCCTCGAGTGGGCCGCCCTCGCGCTCGCTTTCTCCCTGCGCCTCGACGAGGACGACGACGGTGACGATGACCTCCGCCGCGCCAAGAACTGGGCCGACGCCTACCATGTCTGA